The genome window AGGCGCTCTAGCATCACGTCGAGGTCTCTTGCTTCCCGTAAAGCGCGCGTAATGCGGCGAAGCTCCTTACTTAATTCTTTGAAATCTTTCTCATCAAAGCAGTTGGCAAAAAGTTCAAAGACCACACGAGCTCTTCGCGACCAGACACGCATCTGATGCACGGCCTCTGGGTCTTTGCCGTTTAACACCCCATCAAAGTAGGAGAGCATGCGGCTAAGGCGATGGGCGAGCGCTTGCGCTGCAAAGGTACAGGCGTCGCGTGGCCGATGGGTTTGGTTGTCCGTCATGTTCGGCTCGCTTACGGTTCTGCAAACAGGTCGCGGAGCTGGCGGGCTTTGTCAGCTGTCACCAAGGCGATAACGCCATCTCCTTCCATCAGAGTCGAATCGGCCGTTGGCAAGATGGCCTGCTCTCCTCGAATCAAAGAGATGATAAGCGCTTGAGTGGGCAAGTCGAGGTCACGAATGGTTTTGCCAACTGCAGGTGATTTCGGGCCGATCTCGATCTCCACGATCTCGATGTTACCGCGGTTAAGCGCGGCCAGCGGAATGACTTCACCCCCTCCAACCTCTTGTTCAATAAGATTATAGATGATTTTTGTAGAGCTCACGGTGGCGTCTATGCCCAGGGTTTTAAAAAGGGCTTCGTTTCTAGGGTCGTTAACGCGCGAAATGGTGCGTGGAACGTTATGTTCCATTTTGGCCATTTGGCATACCACGAGGTTATCGTCGTCGCTTCCGGTAACCGCTACGACCACATCGGCCCTTCCAAAGCCCGCTTGGCGTTGGATGGCGACCTCACACCCGTCGCCCTGCATGACAAGCTCGCCCAGCTCCGCGGAAATCGTTTGGTAGCGAAGGCGGTCTTTTTCTAGCAACAGCACCTCATGGTGTTCGGCTGCAAGGGTTTTAGCGAGGTAGTAGCCGATATTTCCACCTCCCACGATGATCACATACATTGGTTTTCTTTCCTAAAGCGCCAAGTTAAATTTATACGTTCAGCTCTACATACTCGGCTGAGTAGTCTTTTGCCAGTCCCCACGTGTTGGTATTTACAAAATCACGCAGCAGCCCTGAAACGATGGTTGTAGGGCAGATGGTAACGATGCCCATTTGGCGATAGCGATCGGCCCGAATGGGGTCGTAGATTCGGGCGATGACGGTGGGCACTTTAAAGACTACCTTAGCGATTTGGGCGGCCATGATGTTGCGGTTATCGCCTTGAGTTGCCGCCACGAACACATCGCAGCTACCGATGCCTGCTTTGCGAAGAACATCTTCGTCAATGCCGTTGCCGATAATGCGTTCCCCTTTAAAGCGCGTTCCCAATCTGCGGAACGCCTCGTTTTGCAAGTCAATAACGGTAACATGGTGATTGTCATGATACATAAGGCGGGCGAAGGTTGAGCCAACGCGACCACAGCCAAGAACGATGATATTCATAAGGGCTTGAAGCTATCCTCCTTTTTCATATAGCTGCTGCCGGTCTTGTTGGTTTCAGTATACACCAAAACAGAAGCCGCTCTGTATGCAAGGGCAAATTTTCTGTGAAATTTTTCACAGTCCCTTGAAAAAGTCGCGTTGCGGGGTATAATAGAGCCATGCAGAAGGGGCCGTCTTCCAAAATCCGTGCGCTGTTTTTAGACATAGACGGCACCTTAGTGGGAGCGGACAACCAGATCTCGGCGGCGGTACAGAGGGCTGTTACCAAAGCACAAGAACGGGGCCTATGGATTGGCCTCTGCACGGGACGTACACGTTATACGGCGGAGCCGGTGGCAGCGCAGCTTTGGCGACCCCCGGACTATCTCATTGTATCTAATGGCGCTATTGCCATTGAAACGCCTACGGAGACGCTTCTACATCGGAGGCTCCTGGAGCCGGCGCTCGCTTTGGAAGTGGCCCGCATATTGATAGATGCTGGAGAGCAGGTCTATATCTACGAGCCAGCCTTTCGTCCTCTTGTGGAGGAGTCACGCGTGCTCTATCATCCTGCTCGGCCTGTGGGGGCCTTCGCCACTCCACCACGCTATCAGCCTTATGCGTCCCTACTATCCGAACTGCCATTTACTCCGGTGTCGGTAGCGTCCTTTGGGCCGCAGCAAGAGATGCAGGCCTTAGTAAAGGCTATGCGCGAGTCGCTGTCTGAGGATTTCTCCGTGATTCAGTCGGGCACCCACGCGCTATGGGGAGTCGAGATATTTGCGGCGGGGGTAAATAAACGCTCTGGAGCGGAGATGGTGGCGCGGCGACTAGGAATTAGCTCTCAAGAGTGTATGGCGATTGGCGATCATATGAACGATATCGAGTTGCTTGAATGGGCGGGTATTGGTGTAGCCATGGCCGACGCCCCTGCAGAGGTGCAGGCGGTGGCCGATTGGATAACCGCCTCTGTGGAGGAAGACGGGGTGGCTGAGGCCATTGAGCGGCTTCTCACTATAGCGGCATAAAACGTTTCGTCGTCTGTTTCACGCGAGCTGGTAGGTCAAGGAGTAACAACCCAGGATGGTTCAAGTACAAGATGCGGCGCAACGCGCCCATACAAAAGAGCGGGGTGACCGATGGGACCCCGAGGTGACCTATGTGATAGGGCATCAGCGACCCGACACCGATGCTATCGCCTCGGCGTTGGGCTACGCGTGGTTTCTGAACCAGATCGGCAAGAAGGTGACGCCTGCGCGGGCAGGACAACCTGGAGAGCAGGCCCTTTTTGCCCTTAGTCGCTTCTCCATGGCACCGCCCATGCTGTTAACGGGGGTCGCTCCTACCTTTGGCCACTGTGCACGCCATCAGGGGGTTGTAGCGCCGGATGCCCCTCTCCCCGCTGCCATGGCACGGGTGGCGGAGGGCGATCGCATTGTGCCGGTCGTAGACCCCGAAGGGAAGCCTGTCGGCGTGGTAACCTCCCTGGCGCTTGCAAGGGCCTACATGGCTCCGATGAATGTGACGGCCATGCTGGCGCAGCCCTGTCTTTCCATCGCCGAGACCCCTGTGGTGTTTCGTGTGAGCGACCGCATCAGCGACTATCGTAACCAGCTACTGCGGAGTGAGACGGACGATTTCCTGGTTGTCTCCGAAACGGGGCGTTACGTGGGGGTGGCCACGCGTAGCCGCATTCTTCAACCGCCACGCGCCCGACTGATCCTGGTAGACCACAATGAGCTTTCTCAGGCGGTTGCCGATGCCGAAGAGGCCGAGATCGTGGGGGTGTTAGATCACCATCGGCTTGGAAACCCGCCCACAGCTGCTCCCATCCCGTTTTTGGTGGACCCTGTGGGCAGCACGTGTACCCTGATCGCCGAGCAGTGCCAAGCCCACAAGTTGGAGCCACCGGAGGGATTAGCAGGGATGATGCTGAGCGGGATTCTCTCCGACACGCTGGTTTTGCGTTCTCCCACCACCACCGATCGCGATCGGGCGGCTGCAGAGTGGTTGGCGCGGTTAGCCAAGGTCGAGCTAGAGGCCTACGGTCAGGAGTTACTGCATGCCGCTCCGGGGCTTACCGAGCGCAGCGCCGACGAGATTCTGGATGGCGACCGCAAGAGCTATCAGATGGGTGGAGTGGCCGTCTCGATCGGGCAGGTAGAGGTTACCGGTATGGAGAGCCTGGCACAGCGTCGAGAAGAGCTGTTGCAGGCCTTAGAGGAGCGTCGTGAACGCGAGGGGTTGGCCCTCATCGGCCTTATGGTCACCGACATCGTTACCGGTCGTAGCCACCTGTTATGTCGTGGAGAACCGTGGATCCTCACGGCGCTACCCTTTACGCGTGTGGCGGAGGGAGAGTTCGACTTAGAGGATATGGTATCACGCAAGAAGCAGCTGGTGCCCATGCTACACGCCGTTTTGGAGGAGGCGTTCTAGAAAAATTTTTTGGCAAGGCTTGACACATCTTGCTTCTACGTGGTAAACTAGATGCGACTTGCCAATAATCTAGATTGACAACCGAAAATGGCAATGCGATGACGAGGCCAGTAGGCACGACGCTCTCGCTTCAGAGAGTCGCCGGTTGGTGCAAGGCGATGCAGAGGCGTGCTGAAACTCCCCTCCGAGCAGAAATGCTGAACCGTGCCCCTGAGGCACGCAGTAGGCTTTCCGGTTAGCGCCCGATAGAGCGCCTTGAGTGATCGGCAGAATGCCTAGGGCATTCAACGTGCGCATTGCGTTAATGCGTGCCGATATCAAGGGTGGTACCGCGTGAGCAGAGCCTCTCGTCCCTTGGGGATGAGAGGCTTTTTTGGATTAGGATGCACCGCAAGTGTGGAGGAGTGAAAAGAGATGCAACTGTCAGGAGCACAGATACTTCTAGAGTGCTTAAAGAAAGAGGGGGTTACCCATATCTTCGGCTATCCGGGAGGGGCTGTACTGCCCATCTACGACGCCATCTTCGACTGTAAAGAGATCGAGCATGTGTTGGTGAGACACGAGCAGGGGGCGGCTCATATGGCCGATGGCTATGCGCGTTCGAGCGGAAAGGTTGGGGTTTGCCTCGCCACCAGCGGCCCCGGTGCCACCAATTTGGTAACCGGAATCGCCACGGCCTATATGGATTCTATTCCCATTGTGGCGATCACCGGCCAGGTGCGCACCTCAGCTATCGGCAAAGATGCCTTCCAAGAGGCCGACATTACCGGCATTACAATGCCCATTACCAAACATAACTTCTTGGTGAAGCGAGTCGAAGACCTTGCCGAGGCCATTGCCGAGGCCTTCTATATCGCGCGCACGGGACGCCCCGGCCCAACGCTTGTAGACATTCCGCTCGATGTCAGTAAAGCCGTCACCGAGTTCGATCCGGACGACTATCCTCGTCTGGTATCTATTCCCTCTTATAAGCCCATCGGCCCTCATACGCGGGTGCCCGAGATGCAGTTGCGAAAAGCGGCACAGCTCATCGCCGAGGCGGAGCGCCCCGTGCTCTATGTGGGTGGCGGTGCCGTGGCATCGGGCGCACAAGCGGAAGTAACAGCCCTTGCCGAAAAGACCAATATTCTTGTTACCACCACTTTAATGGGTAAGGGCGCCATAGATGAAACTCACCCGCTCTGCATCGGTATGCTGGGTATGCACGGCACGGCTTATGCCAACCACGCCGTCAATAATGCCGACTTGCTCATCGCCATAGGCGCTCGCTTCGACGACCGTGTAACCGGCAACGTAGATAAGTTCGCTGTGGGCGCACGCATCATCCACATTGACATTGACCCTGCCGAGATCGGAAAGGTGAAAACCCCCGATGTACCCATCGTCGGCGATGTAAAGACCGTGCTCACCGAGTTGCTGCGCCACGTGAAACCGCGTCCATGGAGCGCTTGGAACGACACCATCATGCAGTGGAAAAAGATGTTCCCCCTGGTCTATCCCAACGATGGCAAGCTCTACGCCGAGTACATCATCGAGCAGATCAATGTGCTCTTCGACTACGATGCCATTATGACCACCGACGTGGGGCAACATCAGATGTGGGCGGCGCAGTACTTTAAGTGTCGCAGACCTCGTCAGTGGATAACTTCGGGAGGGCTAGGTACCATGGGCTTCGGCCTGCCGGCCGCTATCGGAGCCCAGTTTGCAAACCCGAACAAGCGGGTGGTGTGCCTCTCCGGCGACGGCTCCTTCCAGATGTGCAACCAAGAGCTGATGACGGCAACCGTCTATCGCTTGCCTATCATCACGGTGGTGGTCAACAACAAGTCGCTGGGCATGGTGCGTCAGTGGCAAGAGATGTTCTATGACGAGCGCTACAGTGCGGTAGACCTGGAAGCCTCACCCGATCTGGTGAAACTCGCCGAGGCCTACGGTGGAGTGGGAATGCGCGTAACGCAAAAGGAGGAATTGCTACCCGCTTTGGAGAAAGCAAAAGCGGTTACCGATCGCCCTGTCGTCATTGACTGCGTAATTCCGACCTCGGAGAACGTCTACCCGATGATTCCGTCCGGGCAGTCCATCGAAGAGATGATGCTGAGGAAAGACCTCGAGCAGCTCAAGGCGAGTGTCCATGCCGATTCGGAGGATTGGTCTTTCTCGGAAGAGGATCGGGTGCTCTCTCAATATATCGAGGTGGCTAAAACCGTACAGTCCGACGATAAGGAGAGCTAAAGCAAACAACGACATGGGGCGGCGGGCCATGCCGCCGCCCTGGTTTGAGGTGGTTTATGCAAAATATTGACCAGATCGCGCCCGATGAGCTTTGGTACTACTACCAGCGTGGCTATCACTGCATGGTACGAAATGGCTTTTTCTTCCGCCAGGTGCTGCGACCGGCCCTCTCGCACGTCTTCTTCCAGCGGGCTGTGCCCATCTTTATCGAGTATGCACGGGCCAATCACGGTATGGGTGAGCTCCCTCCGAGCTTTGCCGAACAGCTCCAGTCGTGTCCGCTCTCTCCACGTGACCTTTTGCATCTCGATTACGCCATTAGTCTGGGGCTGGCGGAGGAGCAGATGGATGCCCTCAAAAAAGCGGTAGCCCCAAGTGGCACCGTCATGGATTGGCCCGGCCCTCCGATCTTTGGGGCTTTTATCGCTGGAGATATGCCCAGCGTCACAGAGAAGTGGGAGAAGTGGCTGTTATCCGATGACGACGATATCGAGGAGGAGGTAGAAGACGAGGACGATTTCGATGAGGACGATGGCAACCCGCCACCTACTCGTTTTGATCTATAGCGGCGCATCGAATTCGCTTCGTTTGTATAGAAAGGATGTTTTCAACCGTGAGTAACAGTATTCTTGCGCAATTGCAGCAGTATCACACCATTACCGTGTTGGTGGAAAACCATCCTGGCGTACTGGCCAGAGTGGCAAGCCTTTTCGCCCGACGCGGCTTCAATATCGAGTCGCTGGCGGTTTCGGTGACGGATCGCCCCGAGATCTCACGTATGACCATCGTGGTGGAGGGGGACCACCGGGTGCTAGAGCAGATCACCAAACAGCTCAACAAGCTTGTGGAGGTGATCAAGGTGGTCGAGTACACCGAAACGGCCGCTGTGGAGCGGGAGCTCGCGCTGATCAAGGTAAATGCGGAACCGAAAGACCGTGGTGAGATCATGCAGATCGTCGAGATTTTCCGAGGCCGCATCATTGACATGAGCGAAAAAACGTTCATCGTGGAGGTTACCGGCAGCACGGAAAAGCTCGACAAGATCGTGCAGCTGCTGAACACCTACGGCATTCGCGAAATGGTTCGTACAGGGATTATCGCTATGGCGCGAGGTGCTAAAACGGCAGCGCGCTCCGGCAGGGATAGCATAGACTAGGCAAAGCCTATGCTGCACGAGCTGATCGGCCTGGCGGAGTTTACCAAACTTTGCGTTGTGGTGGCCGTTGCGACACCGATCGTAGCTTTGGTCTGGGCCGTCGCAAGGCCTCCACATCGGCACAAGGCCGTTCTGTTGGCGCTGCTTGGGCCGGCCAACCTCGCTTTGTGGGCCCTCTACAATCGCATCACCAATCGTTTTGGGCTCGACACAGTGCGCAATCTCGCCATCAATGTTGGGCTATTTGTGACGCTAGGGGTGCTCGGCGGCATTGGCTATGGGCTGTTGGAGAGCCGTTGGCCAAAGGACACCCGGCCTGATGAGAGCCGTGAAGCGGAGCCGTAGAAAGGAGGAATAGATGACCTACTCGCCGCCGGGGAGGGGGACGAACCCACTTGTTTATATTCTAGCTGCCTGTGGCGGTTGCGTTATTCTGGTGGTAATAGGCATTTTTGGCTTAGGCCTTTTCGTTACCCATAAGTTCGCGGGTGCCATCAATCAGATGGCAGTTATTAGCCAGTTTGGGGAAGCGCTACGGCAGCAAAATTACGAAAAAGCCGCTTCCTTTCTCACGGGGTCGGCACAGCAACAGTACTCTGCAAACACGCTTCGACAAAAGATCGAGAGGCTGGAAAAAGAGTACGGCGCTTTAGAAAGCTTTACGTTGGATCCTCAACAGTTTTATGGCCAAAATCAAAACCCGTCACAGGCGCCGAACACATACCAGCTGTCTGACTATCTCTGCGACCTGCAGTTTCAACGTGCCTTAGTGCATATAAAGCTGCATTTCGACCCCAGCGATCCGCGCCATATTTCTGGTCTTACCTGGGGCAGCGTATATAGAAACGCCTCAGAAACCTCTCCCTCGGAGGGAGCTAAAAAGCACACACCGTGAAAGCAGGGCGCTTCAAGCGGAAATAGAATTAAAAAAACATCTTATGATGAGAGAGGAGAAAGTTTAGGATGCCTGCAACGATCTATTATGATAAGGATGCCGACCTCGCTACTTTGCGTGGCAAAAAGGTGGCCGTGAT of Chthonomonas calidirosea T49 contains these proteins:
- the ilvN gene encoding acetolactate synthase small subunit: MFSTVSNSILAQLQQYHTITVLVENHPGVLARVASLFARRGFNIESLAVSVTDRPEISRMTIVVEGDHRVLEQITKQLNKLVEVIKVVEYTETAAVERELALIKVNAEPKDRGEIMQIVEIFRGRIIDMSEKTFIVEVTGSTEKLDKIVQLLNTYGIREMVRTGIIAMARGAKTAARSGRDSID
- a CDS encoding potassium channel family protein codes for the protein MYVIIVGGGNIGYYLAKTLAAEHHEVLLLEKDRLRYQTISAELGELVMQGDGCEVAIQRQAGFGRADVVVAVTGSDDDNLVVCQMAKMEHNVPRTISRVNDPRNEALFKTLGIDATVSSTKIIYNLIEQEVGGGEVIPLAALNRGNIEIVEIEIGPKSPAVGKTIRDLDLPTQALIISLIRGEQAILPTADSTLMEGDGVIALVTADKARQLRDLFAEP
- a CDS encoding DHHA2 domain-containing protein, giving the protein MVQVQDAAQRAHTKERGDRWDPEVTYVIGHQRPDTDAIASALGYAWFLNQIGKKVTPARAGQPGEQALFALSRFSMAPPMLLTGVAPTFGHCARHQGVVAPDAPLPAAMARVAEGDRIVPVVDPEGKPVGVVTSLALARAYMAPMNVTAMLAQPCLSIAETPVVFRVSDRISDYRNQLLRSETDDFLVVSETGRYVGVATRSRILQPPRARLILVDHNELSQAVADAEEAEIVGVLDHHRLGNPPTAAPIPFLVDPVGSTCTLIAEQCQAHKLEPPEGLAGMMLSGILSDTLVLRSPTTTDRDRAAAEWLARLAKVELEAYGQELLHAAPGLTERSADEILDGDRKSYQMGGVAVSIGQVEVTGMESLAQRREELLQALEERREREGLALIGLMVTDIVTGRSHLLCRGEPWILTALPFTRVAEGEFDLEDMVSRKKQLVPMLHAVLEEAF
- a CDS encoding CHAD domain-containing protein encodes the protein MTDNQTHRPRDACTFAAQALAHRLSRMLSYFDGVLNGKDPEAVHQMRVWSRRARVVFELFANCFDEKDFKELSKELRRITRALREARDLDVMLERLQREQESLPTSQRAGIQQLCEQLTQRRAQKQREVAATLTRFEAQRVKERFEKLLAPYGATLKLRTSQKIPKNGHGKGKPTPP
- a CDS encoding potassium channel family protein; translated protein: MNIIVLGCGRVGSTFARLMYHDNHHVTVIDLQNEAFRRLGTRFKGERIIGNGIDEDVLRKAGIGSCDVFVAATQGDNRNIMAAQIAKVVFKVPTVIARIYDPIRADRYRQMGIVTICPTTIVSGLLRDFVNTNTWGLAKDYSAEYVELNV
- a CDS encoding Cof-type HAD-IIB family hydrolase: MQKGPSSKIRALFLDIDGTLVGADNQISAAVQRAVTKAQERGLWIGLCTGRTRYTAEPVAAQLWRPPDYLIVSNGAIAIETPTETLLHRRLLEPALALEVARILIDAGEQVYIYEPAFRPLVEESRVLYHPARPVGAFATPPRYQPYASLLSELPFTPVSVASFGPQQEMQALVKAMRESLSEDFSVIQSGTHALWGVEIFAAGVNKRSGAEMVARRLGISSQECMAIGDHMNDIELLEWAGIGVAMADAPAEVQAVADWITASVEEDGVAEAIERLLTIAA
- the ilvB gene encoding biosynthetic-type acetolactate synthase large subunit, coding for MQLSGAQILLECLKKEGVTHIFGYPGGAVLPIYDAIFDCKEIEHVLVRHEQGAAHMADGYARSSGKVGVCLATSGPGATNLVTGIATAYMDSIPIVAITGQVRTSAIGKDAFQEADITGITMPITKHNFLVKRVEDLAEAIAEAFYIARTGRPGPTLVDIPLDVSKAVTEFDPDDYPRLVSIPSYKPIGPHTRVPEMQLRKAAQLIAEAERPVLYVGGGAVASGAQAEVTALAEKTNILVTTTLMGKGAIDETHPLCIGMLGMHGTAYANHAVNNADLLIAIGARFDDRVTGNVDKFAVGARIIHIDIDPAEIGKVKTPDVPIVGDVKTVLTELLRHVKPRPWSAWNDTIMQWKKMFPLVYPNDGKLYAEYIIEQINVLFDYDAIMTTDVGQHQMWAAQYFKCRRPRQWITSGGLGTMGFGLPAAIGAQFANPNKRVVCLSGDGSFQMCNQELMTATVYRLPIITVVVNNKSLGMVRQWQEMFYDERYSAVDLEASPDLVKLAEAYGGVGMRVTQKEELLPALEKAKAVTDRPVVIDCVIPTSENVYPMIPSGQSIEEMMLRKDLEQLKASVHADSEDWSFSEEDRVLSQYIEVAKTVQSDDKES